The genomic stretch tggccagtgtctgttgttgttggtcagtgtgtcgttgttggtgtgtgtctgttgttattGGTCAGTGTCTGatgttgttggtcagtgtctgttgttgttggtcagtgtctgatgttgttggtgtgtgtctgctgttgttggtggtcagtgtctgttgttgttggtcagtgtctgttgttgttggtcagtgtctgttgttggtgtgtgtctgctgttgttggtggtcagtgtctgttgttgttggtcagtgtctgttgttgttggtcagtgtctgttgttgttggtcagtgtctgttgttgttggtcagtgcctgttgttgttggtcagtgtctgttgttattggtgtgtgtccgctgttgttgttggtcagtgcCTGTTGTTGCgggtcagtgtctgttgttgttggtgtgtgtctgctgttgttggtcagtgtctgttgttgttggtcagtgtctgttgttattggtgtgtgtccgctgttgttgttggtcagtgtctgttgttgttggtcagtgtctgttgttgttggtcagtgcctgttgttgttggtcagtgtctgttgttcagtgtctgttgttgttggtcagtgtctgttgttgttggtcagtgtctgttgttgttggtcagtgtctgtttttgttggtcagtgtctgttgtttttgataagtgtgtgatgttgttggtcagtgtgtgttgttggtcagtgtgtgttgttgttggtcagtgtctgttgttgttaataagtgtgtgttgttgttggtcagtgtgtgttggtgttggtcagtgtctgttgttgttggtcagtgtctgATGACTTTggtcagtgtgtgatgttgttggccagtgtctgttgttgttggtcagtgtctgttgttgctggtcagtgtctgttgttgttggtcagtgtgtgatgttgttggtcagtgtctgATGACGTTggtcagtgtgtgatgttgttggtcagtgtctgATGACGTTggtcagtgtgtgatgttgttggccagtgtctgttgttgttggtcagtgtgtcgttgttggtgtgtgtctgttgttattGGTCAGTGTCTGatgttgttggtcagtgtctgttgttgttggtcagtgtctgatgttgttggtgtgtgtctgctgttgttggtggtcagtgtctgttgttgttggtcagtgtctgttgttgttggtcagtgtctgttgttgttggtggtcagtgtctgttgttggtgtgtgtctgctgttgttgttggtcagtgtctgttgttgttggtcagtgtccATTGTTGTTGGtggtcagtgtctgttgttgttaataagtgtctgttgttgttggtcagtgtgtgttggtgttggtcagtgtctgttgttgttggtcagtgtctgATGACTTTGaaaagtgtgtgatgttgttggtcagtgtgtgttgttggtcagtgtgtgttgttgttggtcagtgtctgttgttgttaataagtgtctgttgttgttggtcagtgtgtgttggtgttggtcagtgtctgttgttgttggtcagtgtctgATGACTTTggtcagtgtgtgatgttgttggccagtgtctgttgttgttggtcagtgtctgttgttgctggtcagtgtctgttgttgttggtcagtgtgtgatgttgttggtcagtgtctgATGACGTTggtcagtgtgtgatgttgttggtcagtgtctgATGACGTTggtcagtgtgtgatgttgttggccagtgtctgttgttgttggtcagtgtgtcgttgttggtgtgtgtctgttgttattGGTCAGTGTCTGatgttgttggtcagtgtctgttgttgttggtcagtgtctgatgttgttggtgtgtgtctgctgttgttggtggtcagtgtctgttgttgttggtcagtgtctgttgttgttggtcagtgtctgttgttgttgttggtcagtgtctgttgttgttggtgtgtgtctgctgttgttgttggtcagtgtctgttgttgttggtcagtgcctgttgttgttggtcagtgtcttttgttgttggtgtgtgtctgttgttgttggtcagtgtctgttgttgttggtgtgtgtctgctgttgttgttggtcagtgtctgttgttgttggtcagtgcctgttgttgttggtgtgtgtctgttgttgttggtcagtgtctCCTGTTCTTaccctccacctgcagcaggaaGTATCTCTTTGCCTGTCTGATTCCTTCCTTGTCAAACACCTCCACCGTGTAGTTTCCTGCATCTTGCGGCTGGACTTGTTCGAATCTCAGCGTCCCGTTTGTGAGCAGCTCGCAGCGTCTGTGGTGGCAGGTCTTCTTGTCCTTGTTCAGCACCAGGTGGCAGTGGGTCCACCTGATGTCCCAATGCTTCTCCACCGGGACCAGGTCCGGATCCAGCAGAACGGTGTCGCCGCTTGACACAGTCATGACGTCTGAAGAGGCtgttggggtcaaaggtcacagaaaGACAACATTTGCAGTCAGTCACAGCAACAACCAGAGCTACAGGTTACACACTACATTACCCATGAGCCTCTGCTGCTTTAAAGATCTGTACAAAAAACATGAAGCTCTGTCATTGGTGGAATTTAAATCACATACCTCTTTTGTGTCACTCACCGtcactcttcatcatcatcatcatcatcataatcaaAATCAATAACCGGACCAggaccaacatggctgccacctGACTGCACTGCTGAAGGCCTTTGCTGGCTCTGCCTcctcagctgtcaatcactgtGAAGAGGAAGCACACACTTCAGCAGtaagagactgtgtgtgtgtgtccttggttgtttgtctgtgtgtttctgtctctgtcatcTGTCCTCCCTGAGAAGAGCCTCACAGTCTTCCtcaggaggacagaggaagaagaagttgTGTTCTGGATCAGGAGCAGTCACATATTCTTACTCCTGGTACCACACATGACAATCAGAGAGCGCCGCACATTGTCAGTGGTCGTCCTCTGAGTGAGGTCATGTCCGGATTGACCTTTTTCTGCTGTTGGTCCAGAAGCAACCCGGACAGATGTGAGGTCCAGAGTGATCCGTCCTACCTGTATGAGAATCGTCGTCATCAGATGTTGCAGAAGAGTGTGAGACGATGGcgactgaaacacagacagagaagcaggaaaTGACATCAGGAAGTGGCCTGGTCCTAGAGACGCCTACATCAGACCACACTACGTTTCAGTTTCTGCAggttcacacaaacaaagacggAGACACTTTCAAAGCTCAGTGTTCATTTTAGAGTtcccacacacaggcacagaagGACACAGGGACAGTTCAGGGATAGCTCAAGGAGTGTTCAGGGACAGCTCGGGGACAGCTCAGGGACAGTTCAGGGACAGCTCAAGAACAGCCTAGAGACAGCTCAGGGACAGTTCAAGGACAGCTCAGGGACAGCCTAGGGACAGCTCAGGGACAGCTCAGGGACAGTTCAAGGACAGCTCAGGGACAGCCTAGGGACAGCTCAGGGACAGCCTAGGGACAGCTCAGGGACAGCCTAGGGACAGCTCAGGGACAGTTCAAGGACAGCCTAGGGACAGCTCAGGGACAGTTCAAGGACAGCTCAGGGACAGCCTAGGGACAGCTCAGGGACGGCTCAGGGACAGTTCAAGGACAGCTCAGGGACAGCCTAGGGACAGCTCAGGGACGGCTCAGGGACAGTTCAAGGACAGCTCAGGGATAGCCTAGGGACAGCTCAGGGACAGTTCAGGGACAGCTCAGGGATGGCTCAGGGACAGCTCAGGGACAGTTCAGGGACAGCTCAGGGACGGTTTAGGGACGGCTCAGGGACAGTTCAGGGACAGTTCAGGGAGGGCTCAGGGACAGTTCAGGGACAGCTCAGGGACAGTTCAGGGACAGCTCAGGGATGGCTCAGGGACAGCTCAGGGACGGTTTAGGGACGGCTCAGGGACAGTTCAGGGAGGGCTCAGGGACAGTTCAGGGACAGCTCAGGGACGGTTTAGGGACAGCTCAGGGACAGTTCAGGGACAGTTCAGGGAGGGCTCAGGGACAGTTCAGGGACAGCTCAGGGACAGTTCAGGAGAGCTCGAGGAGGGCTCAGGGACAGTTCAGGGACAGCTCAAGGACAGCTCAGGGACAGCTCAGGGACAGCCTAGGGACGGCTCAGGGACAGTTTATGGACGGCTCAGGGACAGTTCAGGGACAGCTCGAGGACAGTTTAGGTATGGCTCAGGGACAGTTCAGGGACAGCTCAAGGACAGTTTAGGGACGGCTCAGGGACAGCTCAGGGACGGCTCAGGGACAGTTCAAGGACAGCTCGAGGACAGTTTAGGGACAGCTCAGGGACAGTTCAGGGACAGTTCAGGGAGGGCTCAGGGACAGTTCAGGGACAGCTCAGGGACGGTTTAGGGACAGCTCAGGGACAGCCTAGGGACAGCTCAGGGACAGTTCAGGGACGGCTCAGGGATAGTTCAGGGACAGCTCGAGGACAGTTTAGGGACAGCTCAGGGACGGCTCAGGGATGGCTCAGGGACAGTTCAGGGACGGCTCAGGGACAGTTCAGGGACAGCTCGAGGACGGCTCAGGGATAGTTCAAGGACAGCTCAGGGACAGCCTAGGGACAGCTCAGGGACAGTTCACACTCCACAGATCACATTGAAGAGGACAGAAGTCTCAACACCGAGATGTTCAGGagaccagcacacacagatccatatttactgtttgactgccaccacccactggagcaCCAACCGGGATGTGattttgttctgtgtgttttagttcTGTGTTCTCCTGCAGTGGGCAGGGACCTTCTGCCTGGATGATTGAGGACCCTTGGGTCCAGTGCTTCACCCTGCACTCCCCCTCAGAGTTCTCcgcctccatgtttgtttgttgttgtttgctatGTTGGCCTCATATCTTCAAATCATGAAGATACCTCAGCAGAGGAATTCTACTTCCTGTTGTACCAGCTGCCTCTGCCTGCACAGTGATGGCCACTGATCAGACACATACTAACCTATGGAAGGTCTGTGGGCACAGCCAGCACACAGCAAACTGTAACACCTGTACAGTACGGAAACTGCTGATGAGAACAGCATCACTGATGCATCAAATATGTTGGAACTCCCCCACTTATCCAGAAGATTGCACCCATCAACCGGTAACCCAACACCCGAAACCTgtgacagatagatagatatagacaAACAAAGGCTGTTGGTGCTGTTGgtcctgtcagtgctgctgtgcctgctgttggtgctgctgTTGGTTCTGTGGGTCCTGTCAGTGGTGCTGTTGGTTCTGTGGGTCCTGTCAGTGGTGCTGTTGGTTCTGTGGGTCCTGTCAGTGGTGCTGTTGGTGCTGTGCCTGCTGTTGGTGCTGTGGGTCCTGTCAGTGGTGCTGTTGGTGCTGTGGGTCCTGTCAGTGGTGCTGTTGGTGCTGTGGGTCCTGTCAGTGGTGCTGTTGGTGCTGTGGGTCCTGTCAGTGGTGCTGTTGGTGCTGTGGgtcctgtcagtgctgctgttggtgGTGTGGGTCCTGTCAGTGGTGCTGTTGGTGCTGTGGGTCCTGTCAGTGGTGCTGTTGGTGCTGTGGGTCCTGTCAGTGGTGCTGTTGGTGCTGTGGGTCCTGTCAGTGGTGCTGTTGGTGCTGTGGGTCCTGTCAGTGGTGCTGTTGGTGCTGTGGGTCCTGTCAGTGGTGCTGTTGGTGCTGTGGgtcctgtcagtgctgctgttggtgctgtgggtcctgtcagtggtgctgttggtgctgtgggtcctgtcagtggtgctgttggtgctgtgggtcctgtcagtgctgctgttggtgctgtgggtcctgtcagtggtgctggtggtgctgtgggtcctgtcagtgctgctgttggtgctgtgggtcctgtcagtggtgctgttggtgctgtgggtcctgtcagtgctgctgttggtgctgtGGGTCCTGTCAGTGGTGCTGTTGGTGCTGTGGGTGCTGCTGTGCCTGCTGTCAGTGGTGCTCTtggtgctgctgttggtgcACACCCTCAGAATGAGGGCGGAGATAATGACAGAGTGGAGGAGTGTCTGTTAGAGCGTTCAGCTCAGCAGCTCTCAGTTTCAGTCTGGCTCTCTGTCTCCCAGGACGTCTCTCTGTTTGTCCtgagcctctctgtctctgtcaggatGGACGAGTTTCGTCATGgattattgattattgtgtTATTGCTGCAGAGCGACTTCTTACACTCAGTTTACATCACTGACAGCACGGGTGAGATTTAATGCTGAGACAACTAGCACTACTAACATTCATGTCCTCCATACTCGCTATGCTACTGTTGTTGTCTGTAATAATACTGATGCAGGTTACTGCAGGGCTCTGTACTGACCCTGCTATGACTAATACCTCTGCTGGTTGTACTGCTGCTGAGAGTGTCTGCACTGCTGGTACGTCTgttagtgctgctgctgttcttagTACCGGTACAAAGTACTGTGCTAGAGCTGCTTGTACCACGGAGAGCAGAGGACTCCCACACCTCATTATGGAACACTGCTGATTTCTTTCATGTACCATTTACTGGCAGTAGCAGTAGGACTCCTGCTGTTACTTCTTCTGTGGTGGTTCAGTGCTCcatgctctgacctctgacctctgcaaTGAAGGCCAAGGTCACAGAGCTCAGCAGCAGACTAATCAATCGCTGGCCAGCTCGCTgtgtcctctgcctgtctgagcTCATCGCCACGTTTTTCCCATAAatctcagtgtttttgtgtttcaggcGTTCAGAGAATGTGAGCGATCAGATCATATTTCATCATATCCTCACTCTGAGACAGCTCTGTAAGCACTGCTACTGCATACCGCAGGACTGAGGACATTTGGACAGGATAGATGTTTTATTGCATGTTTGAGACATTTGTGTCAGGGTTCAGATTAGAGACAGGCTCAGAGACCGGGACCTGGAAAAACAGTGAGCGTGACCTCTATGACCTCCTTTCTCCTTCCTCACTAAATCATGTcctcacagtctgtctgtctgtctgtctgtctgcctgtctgtctgcctgcctgcctgcctgcctgtctgtctgtctgtctgcctgcctgcctgcctgtctgtctgtctgtctgcctgtctgtctgcctgtctgtctgcctgcctgcctgtctgtctgtctgtctgtctgtctgtctgcctgcctgcctgcctgcctgcctgtctgtctgtctgcctgtctgtctgcctgcctgtctgtctgcctgtctgtctgcctgtctgtctgtctgcctgcctgtctgtctgtctgtctgtctgcctgcctgtctgtctgtctgtctgtctgcctgcctgcctgcctgcctgcctgcctgtctgtctgtctgcctgtctgtctgcctgtctgtctgtctgcctgcctgcctgtctgtctgtctgcctgcctgtctgcctgcctgcctgtctgcctgcctgcctgtctgtctgcctgtctgtccgaccatctgtctgtctgtccgtccatctgtctgtctgtctgcctgcctatctgtctgtctgtctgtctgcctacctgtctgcctgcctgtctgtctgtctgtctgtctgcctacctgtctgtctgcctgcctgcctgtctgtctgtctgtctatctgcctgcctgtctgtctgtccctctgtctgtctatctgtctatcaCAGGTTTCGGGTGTTGGGTTACCTGTTATGTCCTCAGAGAGGAGGATTGTCCTCATAGACCAACAATGTCCTCACAGTCCTCACATTGTCTCTGTCAGATTTTCTCCATCAGGTTCTGTCAGAGTTCAGCATCATTCATCCAGTCAGGACGGACTCAGACGGACggcttctgtcagcatcagtcTCCACCCACCAATTACATCGAAACAAAAGACACGCCCCCTCCACAGATGACACAAACTTTGAGAGGCAGACTCgagtggacaggtctgtgtggacGTCATCTGTCCACAGCTGGAGGGGGCGGGGTCACAtggatgaggaggtggagctcTTCTACAATGTGACAGTGTTTGGTCAGGAGCTCCATCTGCAGCTGCGTCCCAACACTCACCTCGTTGCCCCTGCCGCCACCATGGAGTGGGAGGAGTCAGGGCGAATTCACTCTCAGCCAATAGGAGATGTCGGCTGCCTCTACACAGGAACAGTGTCCAACATGGAGGACACATTCGTCGCCATCAGCAACTGTGACGGACTGGTAGGTGTCACCTGACCTGATGATGAAATCACTTGCCGTCAGGTGGTTGTGGGGCgtggacaaacacaaacatgagaaTGATTGATGCAAAACGTACAAAATGAAATCTTActacaaacaggaagtagctTTATTTATTGTTTCAAATGACAGCAGAGACCAGCGCAGACCTCAGGCCTGCTGCAGGACACCGCTAACACAGCAGCTAAGCTAACATACACAGCAGTGAGCTGCATGTGAGTTCTTCTTTGAGCCTGTTTATAGCAGCAGCTGGACAGGAGCGTCaaaacatcatcatcctcatcctgagTGAGGAAGATGCAGCCGCTGATGGATGCAGATGTTTGGACAGCTGTTAACGTTTTTTAACTCTCCATGTGTGCAGCATGAAGAgccaacacactgcagcagggtTTTCATCCAGACTGATGCCATCCAAACACAGAGCTCTGACAGGATGGACATTTGGGTCATGAGACTCTGCACAATAGAACACATGAGTTCAGCAGAGAcctgagcagagagcagcacagtCATGTGAGCAGCAACGATTCAGTCCAAACCAGACTCTGTAAAAAGTGACGCACTGAGGAGACCTGCGCTCAGGACGGCCCGCCTGACTGCGCCGGATCCACCCTCACTTCATGCAGCGTGGGCAGAGCCGCTGAGTGAAGCCAGATGTGGAGGAAAGATGAGAGGCGTTCAAAGTGGACGACGGGAGGAAGAAAGAATGAGAGGAATATTTTCCAGCTGCAGTTAAAGAAACA from Parambassis ranga chromosome 14, fParRan2.1, whole genome shotgun sequence encodes the following:
- the LOC114445670 gene encoding uncharacterized protein LOC114445670 isoform X1, whose product is MLVLVRLLILIMMMMMMMKSDASSDVMTVSSGDTVLLDPDLVPVEKHWDIRWTHCHLVLNKDKKTCHHRRCELLTNGTLRFEQVQPQDAGNYTVEVFDKEGIRQAKRYFLLQVEESSSSISSNNSVVRSVVTCFVLLLFLLLILIIFIVRRRSQSTTSRGQMEDNVYMAMHSHHGNTEKQEEYKKEDDLVYVPFDPAALNM
- the LOC114445670 gene encoding uncharacterized protein LOC114445670 isoform X2 — translated: MTVSSGDTVLLDPDLVPVEKHWDIRWTHCHLVLNKDKKTCHHRRCELLTNGTLRFEQVQPQDAGNYTVEVFDKEGIRQAKRYFLLQVEESSSSISSNNSVVRSVVTCFVLLLFLLLILIIFIVRRRSQSTTSRGQMEDNVYMAMHSHHGNTEKQEEYKKEDDLVYVPFDPAALNM